One stretch of Isachenkonia alkalipeptolytica DNA includes these proteins:
- a CDS encoding CD0519/CD1768 family membrane protein, translated as MAELNSRSENQKSPDEDPSKISLETYVFLFFMFAFFFYLSRVMGLGTMFNVFMNTAHELLLNTVFFIMAVAVLAGALSALLSEFGVVELINKLISPIMKPLFGMPGAASIGGITTYLSDNPAIISLAKDKKFIKYFYNYQIPALCNLGTAFGMGLILTAYMISLGSEFIAPALIGNLGALIGSIVSVRIMLHFTREYYGVDRQGIERTSRDHNFEESIASTEPIDFIPENSPKTENYFERVLNSILEGGKNGVEMGLGIIPGVLIICTIIMILTFGPSEVVDGVAIYHGVAFEGVELLPRLGGYIYPVLQPLFGFENPEAIAFPITALGAVGAAMGLVKNFLDSNLISPNDIAVFTAMGMCWSGYLSTHVGMMDVLNLRNLANKAIISHTIGGLIAGISANYLFKFYILAFGG; from the coding sequence ATAGCCGAACTAAATAGCCGCTCCGAGAACCAGAAAAGTCCCGATGAAGATCCATCTAAAATTTCTTTGGAAACCTATGTTTTTTTATTCTTTATGTTCGCTTTTTTCTTTTATCTTTCCCGAGTCATGGGTCTTGGGACTATGTTTAATGTGTTTATGAATACTGCCCATGAGCTACTATTAAATACGGTTTTCTTTATCATGGCTGTGGCTGTACTAGCAGGAGCATTATCTGCACTTTTATCGGAGTTTGGTGTTGTGGAACTAATCAACAAGTTGATTTCCCCCATTATGAAACCCCTCTTTGGTATGCCTGGTGCCGCATCTATTGGGGGAATCACTACCTATTTATCAGATAACCCCGCAATTATTTCTTTAGCTAAGGATAAAAAATTTATTAAATATTTTTATAACTATCAAATACCGGCCTTATGTAATTTGGGGACAGCCTTTGGGATGGGCCTGATTTTAACCGCCTATATGATCAGTCTTGGTTCGGAATTTATCGCTCCCGCCTTGATCGGAAATCTTGGAGCGTTAATTGGTTCCATTGTCAGTGTAAGAATTATGCTTCATTTCACAAGAGAATACTATGGAGTTGACCGTCAAGGAATTGAACGGACCTCTCGCGACCACAACTTCGAAGAGAGCATTGCCAGCACGGAACCCATTGACTTTATTCCGGAAAATTCACCTAAAACTGAAAATTACTTTGAGCGTGTGTTAAACTCGATTTTAGAAGGTGGTAAAAATGGAGTGGAAATGGGCCTTGGTATTATTCCAGGAGTACTAATTATCTGTACGATTATAATGATTTTAACCTTTGGTCCCAGTGAAGTTGTGGATGGTGTTGCCATCTATCATGGCGTAGCCTTTGAAGGAGTGGAGTTATTACCGCGACTAGGAGGATATATATACCCTGTATTGCAACCACTTTTCGGATTTGAGAACCCCGAAGCAATAGCCTTTCCCATCACTGCACTAGGAGCGGTGGGCGCCGCTATGGGGCTTGTGAAAAACTTTTTAGACAGTAACCTGATTTCACCAAACGATATCGCGGTTTTCACAGCCATGGGGATGTGTTGGAGCGGATACTTAAGCACCCACGTTGGAATGATGGATGTCTTAAACCTCCGCAACTTAGCAAACAAAGCCATCATCAGTCATACCATCGGTGGTTTGATCGCCGGGATCTCTGCAAATTATTTATTTAAATTCTATATATTGGCCTTTGGCGGTTAG
- a CDS encoding polysaccharide deacetylase family protein yields the protein MNKKQVVLMGIMLLIAVAIIACDESAEEEGNVLDQSQEEETLDQEEESKEEEADELTEEKSEDEKMEESVDPALVKANELGEVMVLMYHHIDEPEDTWVRTPDNFRRDLQELYDRGFRPVSLEDYATGNIEIDPGYKPVVLTFDDGRQNNFNMIENSDGEWEIDSDSAVGILTDFHEEHPDFPLEATFFINGGTPFEQEGLVEYKLNYIVDQGMDIGNHSYTHANFNNLSAEKLQYELGRLNNMVLEYLPDYEMNTLALPFGSRPKDEELMDYLHQGEYDGIAYENIAVLEVGWDPYLSPFHENFNPLKIRRVRASEMDVDGVGIYDWLGHFESGARTPYVSDGSKETISYPSTFEDRIDHSYWEKKELRSYDPEE from the coding sequence ATGAATAAAAAACAAGTCGTACTTATGGGAATTATGCTCTTAATCGCCGTAGCTATTATTGCTTGCGATGAAAGTGCTGAAGAAGAAGGAAATGTTCTAGACCAATCTCAAGAAGAAGAAACTCTTGACCAAGAGGAAGAATCAAAGGAAGAGGAAGCCGATGAACTTACCGAGGAAAAAAGTGAAGATGAAAAAATGGAAGAATCAGTAGACCCGGCTTTAGTCAAGGCCAATGAACTAGGGGAAGTTATGGTGCTGATGTATCATCATATTGATGAGCCAGAGGACACATGGGTACGTACCCCGGATAATTTCCGTCGAGATTTACAGGAGCTGTACGATCGAGGATTTCGTCCCGTTAGTTTAGAGGACTATGCAACAGGTAATATCGAAATTGATCCTGGGTATAAACCGGTTGTGCTTACTTTTGACGATGGGAGGCAGAACAACTTCAATATGATTGAGAATAGCGATGGAGAATGGGAAATTGACTCGGACTCTGCCGTAGGTATTCTAACTGATTTTCATGAAGAACATCCAGATTTTCCTTTGGAAGCAACGTTTTTTATTAATGGAGGCACTCCTTTCGAGCAGGAGGGATTGGTAGAGTATAAATTAAACTACATCGTAGATCAGGGAATGGATATCGGAAACCATAGTTACACCCATGCAAATTTTAATAATTTATCCGCTGAGAAACTACAATATGAATTGGGACGTTTAAACAATATGGTATTAGAGTACTTGCCGGACTATGAAATGAATACTTTGGCCCTTCCCTTCGGATCAAGACCTAAGGATGAAGAGTTAATGGATTATCTTCACCAAGGAGAATACGACGGGATTGCTTATGAAAACATTGCCGTTTTAGAAGTCGGCTGGGACCCTTATTTATCTCCTTTTCATGAAAATTTTAATCCGTTAAAAATCCGCAGAGTACGGGCCAGCGAAATGGATGTGGATGGGGTAGGGATCTATGACTGGTTAGGGCATTTTGAATCCGGAGCTCGAACCCCCTATGTAAGCGACGGATCGAAAGAAACGATAAGCTACCCAAGTACCTTTGAAGATAGAATAGATCATAGCTATTGGGAAAAAAAAGAACTGCGGTCTTACGATCCGGAAGAATAG
- a CDS encoding DUF4364 family protein, translated as MFHNGENQAENKLLLLYLLSEVDGEAYQRQVVDLILDHAVMDYFMVQQLISELKKSELIEEKSPREESKKLVLTPEGKNTLAYFKNRIPKNKLQNFKQLIQDRKQALQENIKVSSKIQKLQDGSYLVKLGVVKNGVEELFLKLHVSNLQKSERIVDRWNKNHYWVSEELYSLLLDN; from the coding sequence ATGTTTCATAATGGTGAAAACCAAGCAGAAAATAAATTGCTATTACTCTACTTGTTATCGGAAGTTGATGGTGAAGCCTACCAGAGACAAGTAGTTGATTTAATTCTTGATCATGCGGTTATGGATTATTTCATGGTACAACAGTTGATTTCAGAATTAAAGAAATCAGAACTTATAGAAGAAAAGTCCCCTCGGGAAGAAAGCAAAAAACTTGTCCTAACCCCGGAGGGGAAAAATACCTTAGCCTATTTTAAGAACCGAATACCAAAAAATAAGCTTCAGAATTTTAAACAATTAATTCAAGATAGAAAGCAAGCTTTACAAGAAAACATTAAGGTCTCATCCAAAATACAAAAACTTCAGGATGGCTCTTATCTAGTAAAATTGGGAGTTGTTAAGAATGGTGTGGAAGAACTTTTCTTGAAACTTCATGTTTCAAACCTCCAAAAATCGGAAAGGATAGTAGACCGCTGGAATAAAAATCATTATTGGGTTTCTGAAGAATTATACTCCCTATTACTCGATAATTAA
- a CDS encoding valine--tRNA ligase, with the protein MSEKLAKTYDPKAFEEKIYQHWMDKDYFKADANSDKPAYSIVLPPPNITGQLHIGHALDHTLQDILIRWKRMQGYETLWQPGTDHASISTEVKVVEKLKKEEGLTKKDVGREGFLNRAWSWRDEYGRKIVSQMKKLGNSCDWSRERFTMDDGLNDAVTEVFIRLYEKGLIYKGNRIINWCPSCRTSLSDAEVDHHDKKGNFWYVKYPVKDSDEFVIIATTRPETMLGDTAIAVHPEDERYQHLIGKVAILPLLNREIPIIADEYVDQEMGTGALKITPSHDPNDFEIGLRHDLEQIMVLDEEAKVNERGEQYQGLDRYAARKVIVKDLEAEKLVSKIKEHDHSVGQCSRCSTVVEPITSEQWFVKMETLAKPAMEVVNNKEIQFVPDRFSKTYLSWLENIRDWCISRQLWWGHRIPAYYCTKCDEIMVSKKAPTQCAKCESKDIVQDEDVLDTWFSSALWPFSTLGWPEETMELNKFYPTDVLVTGYDIIFFWVVRMAFSGLEFMDEIPFKHVLVHGLVRDAEGRKMSKSLGNGIDPIEAIEEFGADALRFTLITGNTPGNDMRFHLERLESSRNFANKLWNATRFVLMNSEDSPVNFNDVKNHLNTTDYWIISRFNQVTRDVTENMDRFELGIALQKIYDFVWNEYCDWYIEFSKTRLYGEEPKEKRAAQYTLNHILENILKILHPYMPFITEEIWQNIKEDYSSVIVAPWPEYNEKAHFPKEEGEVALVMEIIKNLRNIRSDMNVAPSRKAKLMIHTEDKSKKEIANRHLSYFKSLAGVSEMEILKDPDSVPKDAVSAVVEGIDLFIPLEDLLDIEKELKRLGEEKKKYQKEVKRAEGKLQNQGFIKKAPESLVEEEKEKVEKYRKMLKTIEDRLNQLQRRS; encoded by the coding sequence ATGAGTGAAAAGTTAGCGAAAACCTATGATCCGAAAGCGTTTGAAGAAAAAATTTATCAGCATTGGATGGATAAAGATTATTTCAAAGCCGATGCAAACTCAGACAAACCCGCTTATTCTATCGTACTGCCCCCCCCAAATATCACTGGGCAATTACACATTGGTCACGCCTTAGATCACACTTTACAGGATATTTTAATCCGTTGGAAACGAATGCAGGGATATGAAACTTTATGGCAACCGGGAACAGACCATGCCAGCATTTCTACGGAAGTAAAAGTTGTGGAGAAATTGAAAAAAGAAGAGGGATTAACAAAAAAAGACGTGGGGAGAGAAGGGTTTTTAAATCGAGCCTGGAGTTGGCGTGATGAATATGGACGAAAAATTGTCAGCCAAATGAAAAAGCTTGGAAACTCCTGTGATTGGTCCAGAGAACGATTTACTATGGATGATGGCCTAAATGATGCAGTGACAGAGGTCTTTATAAGACTCTATGAAAAGGGCCTTATTTATAAAGGCAATCGAATCATTAATTGGTGTCCGAGTTGCAGAACCTCCTTATCCGATGCAGAAGTAGATCATCATGATAAAAAAGGAAACTTTTGGTATGTTAAGTATCCTGTGAAAGATTCCGATGAATTTGTGATTATTGCCACGACCCGACCGGAAACAATGCTAGGGGATACTGCCATTGCCGTACATCCGGAAGATGAACGATATCAGCATCTTATCGGTAAGGTAGCCATTCTCCCCTTGCTTAACCGGGAGATCCCCATCATAGCCGATGAATATGTGGATCAAGAAATGGGCACCGGTGCGTTAAAAATCACGCCCAGTCATGACCCCAATGACTTCGAAATCGGATTAAGACACGACTTGGAACAAATTATGGTTCTCGATGAAGAAGCAAAGGTAAATGAACGGGGGGAACAATACCAAGGTTTGGATCGTTACGCGGCCCGTAAAGTCATCGTGAAAGATCTTGAAGCTGAAAAACTTGTGTCAAAAATCAAAGAACATGATCACAGCGTGGGTCAGTGTAGCCGGTGTTCCACCGTTGTAGAACCCATTACATCAGAGCAGTGGTTTGTGAAAATGGAGACCTTAGCAAAGCCGGCAATGGAAGTAGTAAATAATAAAGAAATTCAATTTGTACCCGACCGATTTTCGAAAACGTATTTAAGTTGGTTGGAAAATATTCGGGACTGGTGCATTTCCCGTCAACTTTGGTGGGGACATCGTATACCGGCCTACTACTGTACGAAATGTGATGAGATTATGGTTTCAAAGAAAGCACCGACGCAGTGTGCAAAATGTGAATCCAAGGATATAGTACAGGATGAAGATGTTCTTGATACTTGGTTCAGTTCTGCACTTTGGCCTTTTTCCACTTTAGGGTGGCCTGAAGAAACCATGGAACTAAATAAGTTCTATCCTACGGACGTATTGGTGACAGGATATGACATTATCTTTTTCTGGGTCGTACGAATGGCCTTTTCCGGTTTGGAATTTATGGATGAAATCCCCTTTAAGCATGTGCTTGTTCACGGACTGGTTCGGGATGCTGAAGGTCGAAAGATGAGCAAATCCTTAGGCAATGGTATAGACCCTATAGAAGCCATTGAGGAATTTGGAGCCGATGCCCTGCGCTTTACGTTGATTACCGGCAATACCCCGGGGAATGATATGCGCTTCCACCTTGAACGACTGGAATCCAGCAGGAATTTTGCTAACAAATTATGGAATGCTACTCGCTTTGTATTAATGAATAGCGAAGACTCTCCAGTAAACTTTAACGATGTGAAAAATCACTTGAATACCACAGATTACTGGATCATTTCTCGATTCAACCAAGTAACAAGAGATGTTACAGAAAATATGGATCGATTTGAACTGGGTATTGCCCTACAAAAAATTTATGATTTTGTATGGAATGAATATTGTGATTGGTATATTGAGTTTTCCAAAACACGATTGTATGGAGAAGAGCCTAAAGAGAAAAGGGCCGCTCAATATACGTTAAACCATATTTTAGAGAATATCCTAAAAATCCTCCATCCCTATATGCCTTTTATCACGGAAGAAATTTGGCAAAATATCAAAGAAGATTATTCCAGTGTGATTGTGGCACCTTGGCCGGAATACAATGAAAAAGCTCATTTTCCAAAGGAAGAAGGAGAAGTGGCCCTTGTGATGGAGATTATCAAAAATCTTCGAAACATCCGTAGTGATATGAATGTGGCACCATCAAGAAAAGCTAAATTAATGATTCATACCGAGGATAAGAGTAAAAAAGAAATCGCAAACCGTCATTTGTCCTACTTTAAGTCCTTAGCCGGCGTATCGGAAATGGAAATTCTTAAGGATCCTGATTCAGTACCCAAAGATGCTGTTTCTGCAGTAGTGGAAGGGATAGATCTATTCATCCCTTTAGAAGATCTTTTAGATATTGAAAAAGAATTGAAACGCTTGGGAGAAGAGAAAAAGAAATATCAAAAAGAAGTAAAAAGGGCGGAAGGGAAGCTTCAAAATCAAGGATTTATTAAGAAGGCTCCGGAAAGTCTTGTGGAAGAAGAGAAAGAAAAAGTGGAAAAATACCGTAAGATGTTAAAAACCATAGAAGACCGTCTGAATCAGCTTCAACGTCGCTCATAA
- the pgsA gene encoding CDP-diacylglycerol--glycerol-3-phosphate 3-phosphatidyltransferase has translation MNLPNILTILRLLLIPVFIYVFFFFEDNNLLYATGVFFLAGITDGLDGYLARKFQQVTKIGQALDPLADKLMQLTVIISFTIAEILPLWILIVVGIKEGLMILGATILYTRRDKTVIPANKLGKFSTVLFYVAILLIGLDFNVGRYLLITAILITVIAFFRYLRMGLKKLKENKVSK, from the coding sequence ATGAACTTACCAAATATATTAACAATCCTGCGATTATTATTAATTCCTGTGTTTATTTATGTTTTTTTCTTCTTTGAAGATAACAATCTCTTATATGCCACAGGGGTTTTTTTCTTAGCAGGCATTACCGATGGGTTAGATGGCTATTTAGCCCGAAAATTTCAACAGGTTACGAAAATTGGTCAGGCCTTAGATCCCCTCGCCGATAAGTTAATGCAGTTAACCGTAATTATCAGTTTTACTATAGCAGAAATTTTACCGCTATGGATTTTAATCGTCGTGGGTATTAAAGAAGGACTGATGATTTTAGGGGCAACCATTCTATATACTAGAAGAGATAAAACGGTTATTCCTGCAAACAAATTAGGGAAATTTTCCACGGTATTGTTCTATGTAGCGATTTTGCTTATCGGACTGGATTTTAACGTGGGAAGATATTTACTAATTACAGCAATTCTAATAACGGTAATTGCTTTTTTCAGATATTTACGGATGGGGCTTAAAAAATTAAAAGAAAATAAAGTTTCTAAATGA
- a CDS encoding anaerobic ribonucleoside-triphosphate reductase activating protein — MEILGFQKLSLVDYPEKLCSVVFTGGCNFRCPYCHNKSIVNQCGDTMDEEKLEKTLLKRNKYISNLCISGGEPTLQKDLVSFIKNYKNLGFSVKLDTNGSNPAMLKELLENKYVDYVAMDLKTSLDDYERVTGKSGFEKKIMRSLKLLKTYPIDYEFRTTFVKGMMTVKSIEGLKQMVHNSNRFVLQRGRLNNEVLLPNKEMTSYTKEEMEALKEEFRSFVKEVRLNS; from the coding sequence ATGGAGATACTGGGATTTCAAAAACTGTCCTTAGTGGACTATCCTGAAAAACTTTGTTCTGTTGTTTTCACAGGAGGGTGTAATTTTCGATGCCCTTATTGTCATAACAAAAGTATTGTAAACCAATGCGGGGATACAATGGATGAAGAGAAACTCGAAAAAACGCTGCTTAAGCGTAATAAATATATCTCAAATCTTTGTATTTCCGGGGGGGAGCCAACCCTACAGAAGGATTTGGTGAGCTTTATTAAAAATTATAAAAATCTTGGCTTTAGTGTTAAGCTCGATACTAACGGTTCAAATCCTGCGATGTTAAAGGAGCTTTTAGAAAACAAATATGTGGATTATGTTGCTATGGACCTAAAAACTTCCTTGGATGACTATGAAAGGGTAACGGGGAAATCAGGATTTGAAAAAAAAATCATGAGGTCTCTCAAACTATTGAAAACCTACCCTATTGATTATGAATTCCGCACCACTTTTGTCAAAGGAATGATGACTGTAAAATCCATCGAGGGATTAAAGCAAATGGTCCATAACAGTAATCGGTTTGTATTACAACGGGGAAGATTAAACAATGAAGTTTTGCTCCCAAACAAAGAAATGACCTCTTACACAAAAGAAGAGATGGAAGCTTTGAAAGAAGAATTCCGATCTTTTGTGAAGGAAGTTCGACTTAATTCATAA
- a CDS encoding ribonucleoside triphosphate reductase, producing the protein MTVAKVQKRNGEIVNYDSVKITKAIFAAAQSVGGKNQAKADDLTRKVESVLKETYRGNIPAVEDIQDVVEKILIEEGHAKTAKAYILYRKRHEEIREVKNLFMDAEEMIEDYVNLDDWRVNENANMSFSLQGLNNHIVENITKKYWLNKIYDKNLRDSHIKGDLHIHDLGLLAPYCCGWDLEAFLEQGFKGAQGKVESRPPKHFESALGQLVNLLYTLQGEAAGAQAVSSIDTYLAPFIHYDGLDYTQVKKSLQRFVFNLNVPTRVGFQTPFTNVTLDIAPHPLLTKQPVKIAGALKDKNYGEFQEEMDMFNQAFCEVMMEGDGAGRAFSFPIPTINITKDFPWHAPVVNSIMEMTRKFGTPYFANFLNSDLAPEDVRSMCCRLRLDNRELRKRGGGLFGANPLTGSINVVTLNMARIGYLATSEEEFKKEVRLLMEKSREICDAKRVMLEKYMEAGLYPYSKFYLQGVKDNTGEYFKNHFSTIGLNGMNEACVNLLGKDITTPEGNQFAVEIMEFMNKVIQIFQEETGSLWNLEASPAEGAAYRFARLDKKMYGKIFTQGEKEPYYTNSTQLPVGHTEDFFEALELQEKLQSLYTGGTVMHGFLGEEVGDVETCKTLIKTAMEKSSVPYITITPTFSICPEHGYIKGEHFQCPTCNRNSEVWTRVVGFHRPVQAWNKGKKEEYKDRETFSDEISLANLIKPAN; encoded by the coding sequence ATGACAGTAGCAAAGGTACAAAAAAGGAATGGAGAAATTGTAAATTACGATTCAGTAAAAATTACTAAAGCTATTTTTGCCGCAGCGCAATCCGTCGGTGGAAAAAATCAGGCTAAGGCCGATGATTTAACCCGAAAGGTAGAGTCCGTGTTAAAGGAAACTTATCGGGGAAATATTCCTGCAGTGGAGGATATTCAAGATGTGGTAGAGAAAATTTTGATCGAAGAGGGACATGCAAAGACTGCAAAAGCCTATATTTTATACCGAAAACGCCATGAGGAAATTCGGGAAGTGAAAAATCTCTTTATGGATGCTGAGGAGATGATCGAAGACTATGTGAATCTTGATGACTGGCGGGTGAATGAGAACGCAAATATGAGCTTTTCATTGCAGGGGCTAAATAATCATATAGTAGAAAATATTACGAAGAAATACTGGCTAAACAAAATTTATGATAAAAACTTACGGGATTCACATATCAAGGGCGATCTACATATTCATGATTTAGGTCTTTTAGCCCCTTACTGCTGTGGTTGGGACTTAGAAGCTTTTCTAGAGCAGGGTTTCAAAGGAGCTCAAGGAAAAGTGGAATCTCGTCCCCCGAAACACTTTGAATCCGCATTAGGTCAGCTGGTAAACCTTTTATACACTCTGCAAGGAGAAGCCGCCGGTGCTCAAGCTGTCTCAAGTATTGATACGTACTTAGCCCCTTTCATTCACTATGACGGACTGGACTACACGCAGGTAAAAAAATCACTGCAGCGTTTTGTCTTCAATCTTAATGTGCCTACTAGGGTAGGCTTTCAAACGCCTTTTACAAATGTTACTTTGGATATTGCTCCCCATCCATTATTAACGAAGCAACCAGTTAAAATTGCCGGTGCTTTGAAAGACAAAAATTATGGAGAGTTTCAAGAAGAAATGGATATGTTTAATCAAGCCTTTTGTGAAGTGATGATGGAAGGTGACGGAGCAGGTAGAGCATTCAGTTTTCCGATACCCACCATTAATATTACCAAGGATTTTCCTTGGCATGCCCCCGTGGTCAACAGTATCATGGAAATGACAAGGAAATTCGGAACTCCTTATTTTGCTAACTTTTTAAACTCTGATCTTGCTCCTGAGGATGTAAGAAGTATGTGCTGTCGATTGAGACTGGATAATCGGGAGCTGAGAAAAAGAGGGGGCGGACTGTTTGGAGCCAATCCTCTAACGGGATCCATCAATGTGGTAACTTTAAATATGGCTCGAATCGGGTATTTGGCCACGAGTGAAGAGGAATTCAAAAAAGAGGTCCGATTATTAATGGAAAAATCCCGTGAAATTTGTGATGCGAAACGGGTTATGCTGGAAAAGTACATGGAAGCCGGATTATATCCCTATTCAAAGTTTTATTTACAAGGGGTAAAAGATAATACAGGAGAATACTTTAAAAATCACTTCTCCACTATCGGTCTAAACGGAATGAATGAAGCCTGTGTAAATCTTTTAGGAAAGGATATTACCACCCCTGAAGGCAATCAATTTGCTGTGGAAATAATGGAATTTATGAATAAAGTAATTCAAATCTTTCAGGAAGAAACAGGAAGCCTCTGGAATCTAGAAGCTTCTCCGGCGGAAGGGGCCGCTTATCGTTTCGCTCGACTGGATAAAAAAATGTATGGAAAGATTTTCACTCAAGGAGAGAAAGAACCTTATTATACGAATTCTACACAGTTGCCCGTAGGCCATACCGAAGACTTCTTTGAAGCCTTAGAGCTTCAAGAAAAGTTACAATCCTTATATACCGGAGGAACCGTGATGCATGGGTTTTTAGGGGAGGAAGTGGGTGACGTTGAAACCTGCAAAACACTAATTAAAACGGCTATGGAAAAAAGCAGTGTGCCCTATATTACCATCACCCCCACCTTTTCTATTTGTCCGGAACATGGCTATATAAAGGGGGAACATTTTCAATGCCCAACTTGTAATCGAAATAGTGAGGTTTGGACAAGAGTTGTAGGCTTCCATCGTCCGGTTCAGGCTTGGAATAAAGGAAAGAAGGAAGAGTATAAGGATCGGGAAACCTTTTCCGATGAAATCAGCCTGGCTAATCTTATTAAACCCGCTAATTAG